The sequence TAGGTGTGTGTGAGTGGGTGTAGAGAGAAATTTGGGTATGTCGGATTTGGAGTGGATGGTGGGTCTCCATCGTCAGTTCTGAGACTGCGGGAGCCCTCAGCGTGCAGGACTGGGTGGGGGTCGGGCGGAGGGAGACCCTGGGAAGGCGGCTTTAGACCCTTGCGGGCCGCCCGGTTGCTCTGAGCCATCCACATTTGTCCTGAGTGGGAGGAAAAGGGCGTTTCCTCGCCCGGGCCGGCGTGCCCCCGCCCCTCAGCCCCGCCCCTCACCCCAGGATCGCCTGTATTTCGTGATGGAGTATGTCACCGGGGGCGACTTGATGTACCACATCCAGCAGCTGGGCAAGTTTAAGGAGCCCCACGCAGCGTGAGTCTCAGCCAGCAGGGGCGGGCGGccgagggggaggggtggggtccAGCCGCTGACTTGGGGCCACCCCCTCCAGGTTCTACGCCGCGGAGATCGCCATCGGCCTCTTCTTCCTCCACAACCAGGGCATCATCTACCGGTGAGCAGCCTAGCCAGCCCTTGCACCGCGGGAGCAGGCCCCGAGGCCGGAAGGGATTCCAGCCCCGGGTCCCGGCTCGCTGAagcccgccccccctccccccagggacCTGAAACTGGACAACGTGATGCTGGATGCCGAAGGGCACATCAAAATCACTGACTTTGGCATGTGTAAGGAGAACGTCTTCCCCGGGGCCACGACCCGCACTTTCTGCGGGACCCCGGACTACATAGCCCCCGAGGTAACCCAGCCCCGGCTGccccgcgcgcgcgcgcgcgctcCGCGCAGGGGTGGCCGGTCGTCTGGTGGTAAAGTGGGTGGGTGCGGCCTGGCCTTGGGGCCTTCCTCCGAGTCTAGAGTCTCGGGGGCTCTGACCCGGCCTCGGGGGTCTCGTGCAGAGAAGCATCGGAAGTGGGCGCGCGGGGGGTGCGGGGGGGGCGAGGGTTCTAAGCGTGGGGCCAGCTCGCAGGAGCGCCAAGTGAACAAGGCCTGTTCCTGGGCGAGTCTAAGAAGGTGGAGACTATTTCCAGGGCTCTCTAAGTGGGCGGGGCCTCCCCCTCCAACACTCAGGGTGTGAGGGCGGGCGGTCCCCAGGATTCTTAGTGGGTGGGGCTTGCCCCCCACTCTTCTAACAGGGTGAAAGCTGGCGCTGTACGTATTCCAAACGGCTCTTTGGTCTGAATGGTTCCTCCCTGTGGAACCTTCCGAGATGGCGAGGGCAAGGGCTGCCCCCTGAGTATTTAAAGTGGGCTGGATATTGCTCTGTTTTGTTAAGGGGTTGGGGCTAATGGTCTGAACGTACAAGTGGTAGAGCCCCTGTCCTGACTTCCCTAAGTTGCGGGGAGGAGGCGGGAGGGTGTTGCTGTCTGTGCTCTTCCCAAGGGATCGATGCTAGGGCTTCAGTGATCAATGCCAATTGCAAATCCTGGCTGGTCATCAGAACCGCCTGCGGGAACGTTTGAAAAATAGACACAGGTGCTTGGCTTGGACCCTGACCTGTGGAAGCTGGAATTCTTCAGGACCGGGAAGGTCTGGGTTTAAACAGCTCCCCAGGTGAAACTGATACGCAGCCAGATTTAAGAATCACTGGTCTCTGTACTTGGACCCTATGCACCTGACATTCTCAGGGGAGGTCCAGCCACTCAAATATTCCAGGTGGGTGAAAACCGTGAGTTTGCCCTTAGGTAGTCTTTAGATTTGGAACAAAGGAATACTCTAAGTAGGTAAGGCTTGTTTCCCAAATTTCCCAAGGGGTGGAGCTCCAGTGAAAATATTCTGAGTGGGAAGAGCGCGTGTTGAGAGCACTCGATGCGAGTAGGTTCTCAGTGGGTGAACCTTCTTAAAGAAAAATCACGATCACTTGCCTCTCATTCTTCCTGCCAGATCATTGCCTACCAGCCCTATGGGAAGTCTGTGGATTGGTGGTCATTTGGGGTTCTGCTGTATGAGATGTTGGCAGGACAGGTGAGGAAAGCTGGAGGAGAAGCTGGCTTGGCAGAGCTGAGCCTTTCGAAGCCCGGTCCCCGGTCAGGAGTGTGGGGGATAAAGTCAAGCCTCAGAGGGGCGGTCTTGGGCAAGGACTTCAGTCTGCAATGCCCTGCCCTGGAAAATGGGTAAAGGCAATATGGAGTGGTGTCACCTGTAATGTGGTCTTTATCTCAGGGGGAGCAGGTTGGGACTGTTTGAGCTATACTCAATAGTCAGGCAAGATGGGTTGAGCCCCATAGAGCTGTCCGTGGTTCTGGGAATTATCTTCCTGTAGGCCAGGGGTTCTCAGCCTTGTGTGTGTGCGTGCCACGGACCACTTTGGCAGTCTAGTGAAACCTATAGACCCTTCGgtgaataatgtttttaaatgcacaaAAACACATGGCATCCCAAACCAAACCAATCAAATTGAAATAGTGTTACTAAAACATTTAAGCTtacttaaatttaatttaaatgtgtACAGTTGTTTATTAAAAATTGGGAATGGAAATATATGTGTTTTCTTATTGATGCATTAAATAGAAGACCTACTGGAATATCTAATAGTGAATTCGAAGTAGGACTGACTGATATTTTGAGATGTCTGCAAATCTAATGTGAGAAGAAAATATCTATGATAGTTCTATTGGTGACAAAGTCATGGCACTGCTGCTGTGGTATGTTGCCTACATTCATAAGCCAAGGAAATGCCAAATTTCAATTAGaggtttaaaaagtaaagatgttACCTTTCCTCATCCAAGTTCAtgcgttccccccccccccattacccTCAGCCTTCATAGACCCCACATTCAGAACCCTTCCCTTGGTGCTATGTTTCTTAAACTCAGAAGGCTGGGAGCTTCTCTTCAAACCAGGAGAGTGCATTTATGGTTATTCCTGTTTCCCCCCCACTCTGTTCTATGTAAATGACATATTGCCTCATTAACACCCTGCTGGTTTGCATAGCACATAAAGAGAGACAGAACGACAAAGAGGAACGAACCGAGAGCTGAGGCATCTGAGATAGGAAGAGAGTCTGAGAGGGAGGAAGACAAAGTGTAGGCTGGCCAGGTTCCCCTGCAGGAAGCTGGGGATGCGTGGACGGGTGGGAGGAGCAGTTCCTCAGGCCTCCAACTTTTGACCTGCCCCCCTTTCCTAGCCTCCCTTTGATGGGGAAGATGAGGAGGAGCTGTTTCAGGCCATCATGGAGCAAACCGTCACCTACCCCAAGTCGCTTTCCCGGGAAGCTGTGGCCATCTGCAAGGGGGTGAGCTTCTCTGCACTCCTAACCCAGGCAGCCCGCCTGCTGCCACCCAGAGCTGCCAGGAGCCCACACCGTGCCTCAGTGCCCAGTAGTAAAAGCTCCCTCTCCTCAAGCCACTTGACTTCCAGCTGCTGGAAAGTTTACCTAATACACAGATTGTGTCAGAAGGAGAATTTACTGCCCTGAGGCCACCTCAGTTCCAAGGATggtctaccccccccccccccacacacacacacactcccactGCAGTCCAGGCAGGGAGGGCTGCAAGGCCAGGGCCTACCTCAGCACCGCCAGGTGGATCAGGTAAGCCTCCCTCCTGCTGCTTTTCTCCCCACCAGAGCGTGGGCAAGTCCTCAGCACTCTGAGCCTTAGTCTCCTCTTGGGGTGATGGCGCTATGGCAGGAGGAGGCGCCTGGCCCGCAGCAGGCTTCTGCGCCTCTGCCTGGGTTCTGTCTCATCCCTCCCTCTACCTGCATAGGTTGGGGCTTTCTGGTCCCTTCTTCTCGATATCTCTTTCCCGGCTTCTGCCCACCCCTGCTTGTCTTTGTCCCTCCCTCCGGGTGTCCGTCaccctcttctcttccctctccctctccatccCTCTCTGGGGACTCTGTGATTCTtgccctgccctctcctctctgcgcttctctgcaccccaccccccaccgatttttctttctctgtctgtccCTGAGTCTCTGCGTCTGGATTTCACGCGTCCTCCTTCTcgtttctcctcccttcccctttctctcccctctcgtctttccttccctccccacccctgtcgcccctgctcttctctctctggaGCTCCCTGCTCTCTCCTCGCCGACTTTCCCCACCCTGGGCCGACCTGTCTGGACCTGTGTCCCTCTGTCCCGCTGTCTCCGCAGTTCCTGACCAAGCACCCCGCGAAGCGCCTGGGCTCGGGGCCCGACGGGGAGCCCACCATCCGCGCCCACGGCTTCTTCCGCTGGATCGACTGGGAGCGGCTGGAGCGCCTGGAGATCGCGCCTCCCTTCCGCCCGCGCCCGGTCAGTGCCCCCGGGAACACAGCCTGCGCGGGCGTGGGCGGCGGCGCTTTCCGAGGGAACCCCTAAAGGGAGGTCGGGGTCCTCCGGGAGAGTAGAGGGGAGCGACGCGGAGACCCACAGCCCCGGCACGGCCTCATCCTCCCCCGCGTGCTTCCCCCAGTGCGGCCGCAGCGGCGAGAACTTCGACAAGTTCTTCACGCGGGCGGCGCCCGCCCTGACGCCCCCGGACCGCCTCGTCCTGGCCAGTATCGACCAGTCCGACTTCCAGGGTTTCACCTACGTTAACCCGGATTTCGTGCACCCGGACGCGCGCAGCCCCGTCAGCCCGGTCCCGGTGCCCGTCATGTAATCTCACCTGCCGCCACTAGGTGTCCCCACTGCCCCCTCTGCCAGCCAGCCGTCGCCCCCACTTCACCAGCTCCCTCCCACTTCTAGATCCTCCTCCGCCCCAGCATTCGGGCCTCTGCCCCGTGGGTTCTGGTTACCCCAAGCACTCCTGGCATTCTAGGCTCCATACAGGCTCTAGAGCCCCCCTGTGTTCTAGATTCTGCTGTGCTGAGTCCTAGAatcttctccccactccccagtaTCTGGACTCTGCTCCCTCAGATTCCAGAACCACTGCCACCCCCCAACTCCGTGGGGTTCTAGACTCCCTCCTGGTAGGCTCTatggcctccccccccccccccccttttgtgAAATAGCCTCCTGGAGTGGGCTATTCCCGACTCGGATTCCAGAACAAACCTCCACCTCCGAGGCCCCTCCCACCGCCACTCCAGTTCTGGAGTAAGTGGGAGGCTGTGCCGCCGTGCTCCTGTACCCCCTCTTGGATGCTCTGGGGACTCCTGGGATGAATGGGGGATTCTCCTTCCCACCGTCCTCACTTAGCTTTTGttctagacacacacacacacacacccctccatCCTAAACCCATCACTGCTCTGCTCGCGGTGCATGGCTCCAGTCCTCGGAAGCTCCCTTCTCCATGCCTGCCACTCTCTGGgactcccaccccctccctcccagccACAGCTGCTGGAGAATAAATTTGGGATGCTGATGCTGAAGTGTTTGGATGTTTTCTTCTAAGCTTGGAAAATGAAGGGGATGCGGAGGTGGAACAGAACTGTACATAGAAACAAACAGAGAGAGCCAGAGGCTGGCGGagcagagggagggggaaagcAAAGTGAGGTAGCAGGTAGCCACAGCATGCAGGGAGTGAAAGGGCAGAGAGCCTGAGAGTGAGCAGAGAGCcacagggggagagagagaaggagagcagAGACCCAAAAGGAGAGGGAGCCAAGAGccacacacagaaagcagagaacgacagagggagaggaagggagagagaagggacCCACAGAAAGAGAGGGCATAGAGAACcacaaaaagagagaggagaggagagaggggagagggagagggagagagaggggagagtggagaggggagggggggagagagagagaagcgaCTAGAGAGAAAGAGGGCTgagccacagagagagagagaacggcCGCAGGGAGAGGACCAAAGTGAACCGTGGCACAACGAGGCGGAGAGGCACACGGACCACTGAGTGTGAGGCAGGGCCGGCGGGCACAGAGACACCAGTTCACACTCACGGAGACCCAGAGACGGGGGAGCGGTCCTGCGGGGCGGGGAAGGGTGAAGGGCACGTTCGTTGTTGTCCCTTGAGCGACCTGGAGAATCTGAGGGAGACCCCACGCCACAGAAACTACCAGAACCCTGAGCGGAAGACTCAGCGGCTGAGGCTGCAGGCTGGCAGACGCGCCCTCCGGGCCTCCTTCCCCTGACCCACTTGCGAGTGGGGGGAGTGGCGGAGGCAGGCTGAGAGACTACATTCCCCAGCAGACATCGCGGCGGACCCTTCCCCCCAAATGCGGCCCCTCGCAGCCTGCCTGATGGGACATGTAGTccctgggcaggggcaggccaGCAGGGTGGCGTGCTTGTGTCTGAGTGTTTGGAGGGGATGGAGCCCCAAAGCTTCGCAGGTTCCCCCGGCGGCCCCCTCGTCTCTTCGTCCTTGCAGCCTCCTGAGTTTCCGGGATCCGGCTCGGCCGGAGGCTGGGACTCCGCCGTTCTCCCCTGGAGCACCGCCGCGGGGCCCCATCCGGTGCCTGCGGGCCCCAGCCCCCGCTCCGACCCTCGGCGGGCGGCCTGCCCCTTTAAGAGTGGCCCCGCTGACAtcacggcggggggggggggggggtgctggccCGGCTCCCGGCTCCGCGGCGGCTGCAGGACCCGGCTCTGCTCTGCGCCCGCCGGCTGCTCCCGGGACCCCGGCCCGGGACGCCCCCTCCCGCCGCCTCCGGCCGCCCAGACCCCAGGCTCCGCCGCAGGCCTGGCTAGAGCCCCCGTGCTCGGCAGGGGACCCCCGGGATCGCCCCCTGCTGTCTCTCCTTCTCAGggtctctccctctttcccctctctctcGGTCTCCATCTATCCAAGCTCAAGGTCCCTGGGTCCCAGCCCCACTCGGCCCCAAGTCCCTGCCTGCCCTTTCCTGCCTGTGGCTCTCTCTGGCTCTCTGACCAGCCGCTCCACTTCCAGACGTCTGAATCCCAAGCCTTGGGGTTCAGGGCTCCGTCTCTCTCCCTCTGCAGCTCTGTCTCTCGGGGCAGTCCCCGTGCCTCCCCCGCTCTCCGGCCCTGCGCGCCTCTCCTTTCTCAGCCTCGAGCTGCGGTGTGGCTCGCGGTCCCCGCTCTGCCTCGCTGCCTCTCTTTGTGCCCCTGCCCCTCTCGGCCGCGCTGCCTCTTTCTATTCTCTCGCCGTCTCTGTCCACCCCCCATTCTCCtggcctgcctccctccctctccgcatcctttccccctccctccccgcccctcccctcctcctcagcAGCCAATGAGCGGCCGCCGGTCCCTGCTCCCGGCTCCGTCCGCCGAGTGAGGCCGCGggcgcggggggtggggggtgggaggccgGGAGGGGGCCGGGACGCCGGGCtccggggccggggctgggggcgcgGGCACCGGCGACcccggtggcggcggcggcggccgggggaAGCCGCGGGGCCGGTCATGCGGCTGCGGGGCCCGCGGCCCGGAGCGTCCGCCCAGCCCTGAGCGAGGTGAGCGCAAGGGGAGGGTCCTGGAAGGCGGGGGGACGCCCCACGAGGTGGCCGGGAGCCGGGGCTGGGGCTAAAAGGGGTCCGAGCGGCTCAGGGGGTGGGATTCCGGCGGGCAGGACGCCCGAGTTCCGGAGGCCACGGGGGCCGGAGGCACATTTGGGCCTAGGGAATCCCGGGGAGGGGGTCCCAGGGTCCCGGAGCGGGGAAACTACGCTCCTAATGTCTAGAGCTCAGAGACCCTCGGCACGGGGGAGGGCGCCAGCCGGGTCCTTGGGGGGAGGCGGTTCTGGGCGTCCCGCAGGAGGCTGGAGGGTCTGGGCCGGGTAAGAGCAGGACGCGGGTCTGGAGAGGGTCCCCTGAAAGGGGGAGTTACGTCGCCGAAGAGATCGAAGGGAGGTGGAGTTTAGCCTCGGGGCTTGAAGAAGGGGACCCGGGGGATTCGAAATGCCAGGATCCAGGAGAGGccgagattaaaaaaaaaaaaaaaaggctgagaaGGAAGCTtcgggcctgggggggggggggggtccagaAGGAGGAGGGGCTGTAAGCTGAAGGGCGGTCTGCGGGAGAGTGGGGAGAGCTAGGCGGGCGGTTTGGAGTGAGAAGGAATCTGACCCAGGAGAGGGGATTCAAAGGCCGAGTGAGAAGGGTGAGCGTGGGCAAGGGGGTGTGGGGGTGTCAGAGGGGCAGGTGGCTGAGGGCAGCTCCCTGGGGCTAAGGGGTCAGGGTGACGGGGGTTGGTGCTTGTTTCCGAGCTGAGCGGGTGGGAGAGGAGCAGGCAGCTGGCTGTCCAGCCTTGGAGCCACCAGCGGGGGATGGGAGGAGAGCTGGCCAGACCTCTGCCGGCCCCGGGGCCctccagggggtggggggatgctGGGTAGGAGTGGAGGCTGTCTCGACTCCAGGGTCCTGGTTAGGGTGTTTCAGGGCTGCCAGATCTCTGGTTAAGGAAGGTGAATCTTCTGTCTGGTTGGATTGTTAAGGGGATGTTTGGGGGTTTTAAATTTCGTAGTTAGAAAGATGATGGATGGGACTACCGTTGTTTAGCGACCTAGAGGTCTTGGGTTGAGATATAGGATAGAGTTCCCTGAATCAGGGATTGTGTGGTTTGGGGGAAAGTTCTTGGCTGGGGATGAGGCTTGTGGGTAGAGGATTTGGGGTCTTTGAGTTCTGGGTTGAGAAGCCCCCTAGTTGGAGTCTTAGGTTTTTGCTTGGAATTTGGAAGGCCACAGCTGTAAGACTGAGAGCTCTTGCTTTGAGGGCCCAGTTTTAGGGGAGATCAGGATTCCAAATTGGGTGTTTGAGGACAGACTGATTGGACGTTCCAGCGTGGGAAATTGGAGCTCAGAGTCTCTGGTAGGGAATTTGTGGAGCCCATGGAGGAAGTGGAGGGTTCTGGACTTCCTGATTGGGGTTCTAGGGTCCAGAGCACTGATTCCTGGTTTGAGGGAGGGAGTTCCTTTTTGACTGGGGTGCTCTGTTTGGGACATTGGGTTGGGGGGAGGGACACCCCCAGGTCATGGTTTTGGCATTTTAGAGTCTTCCAACCATGATCCTGGCTCCAGGTCACTGGGTCCCACTGTTCTGGGGTACATGGCCTGGGATGGAATTCCCGCATGCCAGGTCAGGGGCCTGGCTGGATCTGAAGGGGAAGGGGTGAGTTAAGCTTCTCAAACCTTGGATCTGGGTTGTGGGCTGCAATCTCAAATAGGGGTTCCAAATTGAGGTCAGGGCACAGGATCAGCCTTGGAAGGTCATGGGTCAAAGCCTTCATATTAGAATTGGATATTAGGGATCAGAGTAAGAGCCCAAGGACTTAAACTTAGGTGAGAGGTTTTGCTCAGGGTCTGAGGTCACTCTGTGGTCAAGAGGCCAGGATATGCAGTTAGGAATCCTTGGTTAGTGACCCAGTTTGGGGAATTCTAACTAGAATGTGCAGTTCAGAGACAGAGCCTCAAAAAGAGGTCAGGTTCCCAGGTCAGGGCATGAAATCCGAATTGGGTGGTCTGGGTTAGGGTCAAGTTGTTCAGCATCCGGTGGCCAAGGTCCAGTACATAGGGGTAGGATCCTGGCTAGGTCCTGGCCCAGAGTGGACGCCAGGGCCCTTGGTGGAGGCTGCTGTCCAAGGTTAGAATTGTGGGTGAGGGCAGAGGCAGGGTTGGGGCTGACTTATACTAGAGTTGAGGTCTCTGATCATGGGTCAGGCTTGGGATTAGGGACTCTGGAGTTTATTGCTGGGGACTCAGTTCAGGGTGTGGTGTTAGGGTTGGGAAGCCTGATTTTGGGATCAAGAATCTGGAATTGGAGTTTCTGGCCAGAGAAATGGTATTTGGGACCCCAGGCCATACACAAGATTGGAATTAAGGTTAGGGCTCTGATTCTGGGCCAAGGATGAGGGCTGGAAATCTTACTCTGGCTTTGGGGATCTGGGGTCAGTGCTCCGGTCAGTATCCAGATGTCAGGGTTGGGGAGTCCAGTCCCAGGTCTGAGGGTCGACAGCTGAAGTTTCTGACCAGAGCCCAGGGTTGGGGTCCTGGGACAGAAAACAGATATCACCAATAGAGGACCCAGTTCTGGGTCTCTGATATCCCGGTCAGTGTCCAGGGTCATGATGGCAGTCTTGGGCCAGGACACAGAGGTCAGCGTTGGGAGGGAGGCTTCGGTTTGGGGGTTGGAGTATCTGGATGGGGTCCAGTGTCCCGGGTTGCCGCATGGAGTTGGGGACTCATGGGTCTCCCCGGGGGTTCCTGCCTCTCCAGGCCCCGCAGGGCGCCCCCCGCCGCTGAGGATGAGTCACTGCAGCAGCCGCGCCTTGACCCTGCTGAGCAGCGTGTTCGGTGCCTGCGGCCTGCTCCTGGTGGGCATCGCGGTCAGCACGGACTACTGGCTGTACATGGAGGAGGGGACGGTGCTGCCGCAGAACCAGACCACCGAGGTCAAGATGGCGCTGCACGCCGGCCTCTGGCGGGTCTGCTTCTTCGCAGGTACAGGCCTCGCCTGCCCTCCACTCAGCTGCCTGCGACCCCAGAACCCTTATCCGCAGGCCCAAGCCTCAGGGGCAGAAACCCAGAGACGGGTACCGTCTCTTTCCTGGAGACACGGGAGACCCGGTGCACAGCCCCACCCTCAGGGCTCGGAGTCCTGCACCCCCGGTGCTAACGCAGCTCCGGAACTTGGAGCCCAGATTTCTAACCCTGCACGTAGGAGCCCCAAGGCTCAGACAAGCTCCGGGTCACCAAGCCTCCGGGAGCTCCGGAGCCCTGCCTGGAATCGGTGATCTAGGTCCAGACCTTGTTTCTAGACAACTCCAGGGATGAGTGGGCAGGATGAAGCGGCCTCCAAGGTGCCTCCTAGGATTGCTGGTCTCCAGACGCTCTCCTCCAAAGGGACCCCGCCTCGCCTGGGACCCAGGGTTCCAGGCCTGTCCCCTGCCACCCAGGAGGTCTAGGGCAGCTCCCAAGGGGAGCTTCCTTCTCCCCCAAAGAGGAGCATGGGCCATACACTTTGGGTTGCACCTCCTCTGCCCACCCGGGCGTCTCCCCACTGTTGTCCCGCCACTGGTAGCTCTTCTGGACTCTGGGAGCCTCTGGTCATCTGCTCTCACCTTCTCATCTTCCTCCCAGGTCGGGAGAAGGGTCGCTGTGTGGCCTCGGAATATTTCCTTGAACCGGAGATCAACTTGGTGACGGAAAACACGGAGAATATTCTGAGTGAGAGGAAGCGGGGCTCGGCAACGAGGGGCAGGATCCCCGGCCGGTCCTTGGAGAAGGGGCAGGGCTAGAGTCTCAAAGGGGAGATGAGGAGGCGCGAAAGAAGGCGGGGTCATCGGCTAAGCCGGAGGGGCCAGGACTGAGGGACGGGCCTGGGCCGTGGGCGGAACCCTTGGGAAGGGGCGGAGTCCACCCAGGGGTGCGGCCTGGGTGAAGAGTCCGCTGTCGAAGTATCAGGGAAAGGGGAGGAGCCAGAAGGAAAGGGGTGGGGCCCATCCAGGGGTGTGGCCTGGGTGAGGGGAGGAGCCAGCAGTGGCAGTATCAGGGAAAGGGGAGGAGTCAGAGGGAAAGGGGTGGGGCCCATCCAGGGGTGTGGCCTGGGTGAGGGAAGGGGTTAGTGGTATCAGGGAAAGGGGAGGAGTCAGAGGAAAGGGGTGGAGTCCATCTCAGGGGTGTGGCCTGGGTGAGGGGAGGAGCCAGCAGTGGCAGTATCAGGGAAAGGGGAGGAGTCAGAGGGAAAGGGGTGGGGCCCATCCAGGGGTGTGGCCTGGGTGAGGGAAGGGGTTAGTGGTATCAGGGAAAGGGGAGGAGTCAGAGGAAAGGGGCGGAACCCCGCAAAGGGGTGGCGGCCCTGGAAGGCGAGCGGTCAGGGGAATGGGCCAGTGTCGCAGGGAGATTCCTCCCTcacctcctcctctccctgcccctccccagagaCAGTGCGCACCGCCACCCCCTTCCCCATGGTCAGCCTCTTCTTGGTGTTCACCGCCTTCGTCATCAGCAACATCGGCCACATCCGCCCACAGAGGACCATTCTGGCCTTCGTTTCTGGAATCTTCTTCATCCTGTCCGGTGAGCCCAAAGAAGGGACTCATGGGCCCGGGGCTATATCCAGTCCCAGGAACCTGTGGGCCCCCCTTCCCCTTAGAAAGCCACCTCCTTGCTTTGTGACCTTGACGGAGTCACcgaacctctctgagccccactTCCCTTCTCTGTGAGGACCAAATTACAGCTAATGCTTATTGGGTGCTAATTATGTACCAGGCTCTGTTCTGAtacaacaatcctatgaggtaAATACTATTAAtagcctcattttacagatatggGAACAAACAAAGAGATGAAGTCATTTTGCTCAAGTCCATACACCTAGTGAGAGGCAGAGCTGAGACTCAAACTCACACAATTCGCCTCCAGAGGCTGTATTTTTAACCACTACTGATATTTTAGCAATTTCCAGTTTACAGgtctcttttattttctgagaaatgttttattataatttttttaaaacagaaaagtgGGAAGAATTTTGTAGTGAACACTCATATACCCTCCACCTAGAATTAGTCATAAACATTTTGCTAGACTTGCTTATCCCAtatctgtccatctatctatATTCCTAACCATCCATCAATCTGTCTTATTTTTTgatgcatttaaaataaaatgcaggtATCAGTACGCTTCATCGCAAATGCTTTACCATGCATGTCCAGAGTTCAGTatttgtttctagtttttttcccccatgttgAGGTACAAGGCTCTTTTGCATGTGTGATCACAAACACTTTCCATAACATTGCTACTAAGGAGTTATTATCACTCCTCTCTTGATAAAATAGGAAAACTGGTGCCAGAGGGCTTGAGTGTCTGGAGTTCCAGAATGGGGAAGTGCTACCCTCCTCCGAATGTCAGCTCAGTCAATCCAATTCAAGCCACTCAGCTCAGCTTAATCAAGTTTAACTCAGTCCAATCCAACTAACCCCAATTTATTTTGACTCAATTTTAATTCAATTCaaattaattcaacaaatttAATTAAACTCAATTCAAGTCCTTTTCATTcaagttgaaatttaaaaaaataaaacccggTGTAGGTCTCCTCTCCATTCTATCTCTTGGGGGGCCGCACTCTGCTCCCTCGTTCCCAAGCTGGCGCTGCAAATACTTGAAGATGAATCttcagccctcccctccccccagcttcctcGCTGCTCCTCACCTAGCTTTCTCTAGGCTCAGCCTCCCCCGGGCCTTCAGCATAACCTGACAAGACCTTTT is a genomic window of Dasypus novemcinctus isolate mDasNov1 chromosome 18, mDasNov1.1.hap2, whole genome shotgun sequence containing:
- the CACNG7 gene encoding voltage-dependent calcium channel gamma-7 subunit; the protein is MSHCSSRALTLLSSVFGACGLLLVGIAVSTDYWLYMEEGTVLPQNQTTEVKMALHAGLWRVCFFAGREKGRCVASEYFLEPEINLVTENTENILKTVRTATPFPMVSLFLVFTAFVISNIGHIRPQRTILAFVSGIFFILSGLSLVVGLVLYISSINDEVMNRPSSSEQYFHYRYGWSFAFAASSFLLKEGAGVMSVYLFTKRYAEEEMYRPHPAFYRPRLSDCSDYSGQFLQPEAWRRGRSPSDISSDVSIQMTQNYPPAIKYPDHLHISTSPC